One genomic region from Bubalus bubalis isolate 160015118507 breed Murrah chromosome 12, NDDB_SH_1, whole genome shotgun sequence encodes:
- the MPV17 gene encoding protein Mpv17 has product MEMALWRAYQRALTAHPWKVQVLTAGSLMGLGDVISQQLVERRGLRAHQAGRTLTMASLGCGFVGPVVGGWYRVLDRLIPGTTKVDALKKMLLDQGGFAPCFLGCFLPLVGTLNGLSAQDNWAKLQRDFPDALITNYYLWPAVQLANFYLVPLHYRLAVVQCVAVIWNSYLSWKAHRL; this is encoded by the exons ATG GAAATGGCACTTTGGCGGGCCTACCAGCGGGCTCTGACTGCTCACCCGTGGAAGGTACAGGTCCTGACAGCTG GGTCTCTGATGGGCCTGGGTGATGTGATCTCACAGCAGCTGGTGGAGAGGCGAGGTCTGCGGGCACACCAAGCTGGCCGGACCCTGACAATGGCCTCCCTGGGCTGTGGCTTTGTG GGCCCTGTGGTAGGAGGCTGGTACAGAGTTTTGGACCGGCTCATTCCTGGCACCACCAAGGTGGATGCACTAAAGAAGATGCTGCTGGATCAG GGGGGCTTTGCCCCATGTTTTCTGGGCTGTTTCCTCCCACTGGTTGGGACCCTCAATGGACTGTCAGCCCAGGACAACTGGGCCAAACTCCAGCGG GACTTTCCTGATGCTCTCATCACCAACTACTAT CTCTGGCCTGCCGTGCAGTTGGCCAACTTCTACCTGGTTCCTCTTCATTACAG GTTGGCTGTGGTCCAGTGTGTTGCTGTTATCTGGAACTCCTACCTGTCCTGGAAGGCACATCGGCTCTAA
- the UCN gene encoding urocortin, translating into MKTAGRAALLAALLFLAQLRPGSSQWSPEEEAAAAGVRDPSLRWSPGTRNHGGGARALLLLLAGPFPRRRAEQDRWGSGTAGERPRRDDPPLSIDLTFHLLRTLLELARTQSQRERAEQNRIIFDSVGK; encoded by the coding sequence ATGAAGACGGCGGGACGCGCGGCGTTGCTGGCCGCGCTGCTGTTCCTGGCACAGCTGCGCCCGGGGAGCAGCCAGTGGAGCccggaggaggaggcggcggccgcCGGGGTCCGAGATCCGAGTCTGCGCTGGAGCCCTGGGACACGGAACCACGGCGGCGGGGCCCGCGCGCTCCTCTTGCTGCTGGCAGGGCCCTTCCCGCGCCGCCGGGCGGAGCAGGACCGATGGGGATCCGGGACGGCAGGCGAGCGGCCGCGACGGGACGACCCTCCCCTGTCCATTGACCTCACCTTCCACCTGCTACGGACCCTGCTGGAACTCGCGCGGACGCAGAGCCAGAGGGAGCGCGCCGAGCAGAACCGCATCATATTCGACTCGGTGGGCAAGTGA